From the genome of Muricauda sp. SCSIO 64092, one region includes:
- a CDS encoding sensor histidine kinase has protein sequence MNSIRGRILLAFLALSLLVTPFVIFSYSSYKKVNRAKYFKEQVVFFNINRLKAASAFSNVLDTDTKIDSFYLSGTTKNLKRYKNYVRVADDALREVKSSEFSQDTIVGGRLDAIQKNIAALQSIIDTVLALQVKRGFKDFGLEGNMRKHIHSLENVDGITLAENLMLRRHEKDFFLRDDPIYTQLLNRKSDSIIQRMSANTEKNQKSIDVLKNYQESFNAIVSLEREIGNENRGYVREIYVLNQRLDHGINQLYQIVDTNLQLLTNSIRSYIVLFFVITVVFAILFSIFFSGHIAIPLQRLVTDMDYITEKNFEGGLMVQPGINVSEINRLTSTYNSLIAKIRHQIVDLNENNKALNGLNVKLKESEEELKEASRVKDKFFSIISHDLRGHTGNVLSLAKILDEESTLSEKEKTVFTKYLVDSSQNLQLLLDNLLNWAKTQMNDHDMSKKAFHVSKLIEGNMTLFKDNAQRKGIVMEFEQSKVSKAFADKDMMDFVIRNLLSNALKFTTKGDTVTFRISEKDNFIVISISDTGVGMTKKQMDTLMNANTEGYTTKGTQNEIGTGLGFSICKDFVERNGGKINISSERGTGSVFSFTVPTSLTRESILS, from the coding sequence ATGAACAGTATTAGGGGAAGAATACTACTAGCTTTTTTAGCCTTAAGCTTATTGGTAACCCCTTTCGTAATTTTTTCGTACAGCTCCTATAAAAAGGTCAATAGGGCAAAGTACTTTAAAGAGCAGGTCGTTTTTTTCAATATTAACCGCTTAAAAGCGGCCAGTGCATTCTCCAATGTCCTTGATACTGATACTAAGATAGATTCTTTTTACCTATCTGGAACCACAAAAAACCTGAAACGTTACAAAAACTACGTAAGGGTTGCGGATGATGCCCTCCGGGAAGTAAAATCGTCCGAATTTTCACAGGATACCATTGTAGGTGGACGGCTTGATGCCATCCAGAAGAATATTGCAGCACTACAATCCATAATAGATACCGTACTTGCATTACAAGTAAAAAGGGGATTCAAGGATTTTGGCCTTGAAGGGAACATGAGGAAACACATTCATAGCCTCGAAAATGTTGACGGCATTACCTTGGCCGAAAACCTGATGTTGCGCAGACACGAAAAAGATTTTTTTCTCAGGGACGATCCCATCTATACCCAATTGTTAAATAGAAAATCAGATTCCATTATACAAAGGATGTCCGCAAATACCGAAAAAAATCAAAAATCAATAGACGTCCTTAAAAACTACCAGGAGAGTTTTAATGCCATTGTATCCCTCGAGCGCGAAATAGGAAACGAGAACAGGGGATATGTAAGGGAAATCTATGTTTTGAACCAAAGGTTGGACCATGGGATAAACCAGCTCTATCAAATAGTGGATACCAATCTGCAGCTATTGACCAATAGTATCCGTTCGTACATCGTGCTCTTTTTTGTCATTACGGTCGTTTTTGCAATCCTCTTCAGTATCTTTTTCTCAGGGCATATCGCCATTCCCTTGCAGCGTTTGGTAACGGACATGGACTATATAACGGAAAAAAACTTTGAAGGGGGGCTAATGGTACAACCGGGAATAAATGTAAGTGAAATCAATAGGCTTACCTCTACCTATAATTCGCTGATTGCAAAAATACGCCATCAAATCGTTGACCTTAATGAAAACAATAAAGCCCTCAATGGATTGAATGTAAAGCTTAAGGAGTCGGAAGAGGAATTAAAGGAAGCTTCTAGGGTAAAGGACAAATTTTTCTCCATAATCTCCCATGACCTAAGGGGACATACCGGTAATGTACTTTCTTTGGCCAAAATTCTTGACGAGGAATCTACCTTAAGTGAAAAAGAAAAAACGGTTTTCACCAAGTATTTGGTGGATTCCTCCCAAAACCTTCAACTTTTATTGGATAATCTGCTCAACTGGGCCAAGACTCAAATGAACGATCATGATATGTCCAAAAAAGCGTTCCACGTAAGCAAGCTTATCGAGGGCAACATGACACTGTTCAAGGACAATGCTCAGCGAAAGGGTATCGTTATGGAATTTGAACAAAGTAAGGTCTCAAAGGCATTTGCCGATAAGGACATGATGGATTTTGTGATACGGAACCTTCTTTCCAATGCATTGAAGTTCACTACCAAAGGAGATACGGTAACATTCCGTATTTCGGAAAAGGACAATTTTATAGTGATCAGTATTTCCGATACTGGAGTGGGAATGACCAAAAAACAAATGGATACCCTGATGAACGCCAATACGGAAGGCTATACCACCAAAGGAACACAGAACGAAATCGGAACCGGACTTGGCTTTTCCATTTGTAAGGATTTTGTGGAGAGAAATGGGGGTAAAATCAATATTTCCTCTGAGCGTGGTACAGGTAGTGTTTTTTCGTTTACGGTTCCCACCAGCCTAACCCGTGAAAGCATTCTTTCTTAG